The genome window CGAAACAGGCAGACGCAAGGGACTTAAAATCCCTCATCCCGAAAGGGGTATACGGGTTCGATTCCCGTCGCGACCATTGTCCGTGTTTGGGTTGTTCACTTCATCGGGGCGGGCTCGGTCTTCGTCGGTACTGGTGACGGCGCGGGGTATTGCTTCGGTCCGGCGGGTTCAGAGAACCGCATTCCCCAGTTGCCGTCGTCCCACGTGAGGGGCTGTCGTCTCGCTTCCGTGAACCGCTGGAGCCATTCCGCCTCCGTCATCTTCGGTTCCGACGGCGGCCGTCCCACTGGCAGATTCAGGTGCATCTCGACGACCTCTTCGTCCTGGCAGACCGCTGCGGCGATGAGCGCGGCGTCGGCGCGGCTGGAGATCTGGCCGGTGATCGTGACGTTCCCGTCCTTGACGGCGACTTCCATTTCCCGCGTCCTGATCTTGCCTACTCGCTCAAGCTCCTCGAACGCCGTCGCGAGCCGTTTCGCCAAGGCCAGGTTGTCGGCCGCGGCGCTCTCCTGAAGACCCCAGGCGAGCGAGAACAGAATCAGGATCGTTGTGCGAAGCATGGGCGGCCTCCCTGTGGACTGCCGAAGAGTCTCCGCGAGCCAACCGCCGGGTCAAGAGCGACTTCGCGTCTCCAGCGACTCTGTCTGACCGTCGACGGGTTTCCGGCTCGTTCGGCCCGCTTGGCGTTCTGGCCCTCGGGATGCGCTTTCCGCACCATCGTGTCGGTAAGATGGAGTCCGCAGTCTCCCCCTCACCGAGGACAGTCCGATGATCCCGAGTGCCAAAGCGTTCCCTTGCTGGCTTCCCATGGGTTTCTGTGCGGCGCTGTCGCTGATCGCGCTCGTCACGCACGTCGTCAGTTCGGACGCGTGGGTCACTCCTTTCCTCGCGTTCCTGCCGATGGCGTTCTTCATGTCGGGGGAGAGTGACCGGCAACTGCAGCTGCGGATCAGCGTTCTCGAAAAGCGGCTCGAGGAACTGGAAGGGGCCAAGTCGGCTGCGGCGATGTGAATCCGCGCGGTGGTGGCCATCCGAGGTCCCAGGGACGCAGCGCGGCCGGTCTTACTCTTTGGCCGCGGGGAGCCAGCGGACCTTGTAGAGCCGCTCTCCCGGGACGTCGGTCGTAGTCGGAGGCGTGAGGGACTGGAGGGATGCGGACCACCACTGTTCTTCGCCCGCCTGGATGAAGAAGGTCTTGCCGGAGGCGGGATGGATGGCGACCGCTTTCACGTGCGGCCGGTCTTTCAGTTCGGGGTGCGGGCGGAACTCGCGGGTGTCGCGATTGAACAGCGAGACCGTCTTGTGTGACGTCACCACGAGGTCGGCGGTGCCGGGGACCGGTTGCAGGTCGTGGCCCCCTTCGTCCGGCAGGGGCCAGGTCTGCTCCTGCTTCAGCGACGGAGTCTTCGAGTCCCACGCGTCGAGGCGATAGCGCCGCAGCTCATTGAGCCCGATGGCCCAGAGCGAGTCCCGATCGGCGTCCCAGACGACGCCGTGGGCGGAGAGGAGCGGGGTGGAGCCGATCGGTTCCTCGGAGCGGGAGAGATCGAACAGGACGAGACGGTTCCCTGCCGCGTTCGTCGAACTGGCGACGACGACGCGGTCGGCCGGCAGCAGTTCGATCGAGTGGGCGTTCGGGACGCGGGCGGACCAGCGGACCGCGCCGGAGGGATAGTCGACCAGCGCGCAGCCTCCTCCCGACGAGGTGATGAGGATCTGCCGGCCGTCGCGGATCGGCTTGCAGTCGTCGGTCGTCCCGAACGCTTTCACGAGCGCTGCGGGAAGCGTCTTCTGATCGCGGGCCCGCCAGCTCCATCGCTTCTCCAGCTTCTCCGATGCGGTCGCCTCCGGAGCGATCACGAAGACCTCGTCCATTCCGCAAAGGAGGATGAGGTCGGCGTGCGCCGGTGAGCCGAGCAGGAGCAGCGGAACGAAGAGAACAAGAAACGGGAGAGGGAGGGGGAGGAACCGACGCATGCGAGAAGTCCTTGGGGATCGCTCGGCCGGGCCGGTGAGCCAACGGACGGAGTCGATACCGGATTTCTGCGTCTCGCGGCCGCGTTTGCAATCTCGACCGCCCAAATTTGATCGGGCACCGTGTCCGCCGAAGGGGCGGTGCGGCATCGCGGGCGGGATCAAAACGGAAGGACCTGCCGATCAGATCGGGACCGGACCGGCGGAAGCGAAGGAGAAACGACGCCCGGAGACGGGAACAGAGCGTGTAGGGCCAACCACAGCTCCGCTCAACCATCCCCGGGCAGCTTACACTATCGACAAAACGGGGTCCGGGAATCACCTGATGAACACCCGGACCCTCACAAACGGACAAACCGACCAACCGGTATGCCTGACGGACACGGCCCTCCGGACCGCGACGGTTCCGTGGGGCCGCTGGCCCGCGTGCCGTCAGGCATTCATTGCGGATCGGTAAGGTTTCTCATAGGTTGCTCGCTAATCGATGGGCCGCTCGACAACCCCGGCTTGGGGAGTCCGCTTCGCCCGCCGATCCCCTCTTCTGCTCCTGCGCTCGCGGCCTCTCCATGTCCATCTCTGTCTCCTGCGGCGATTGCGGCCGGGCGTATCGCGTGAGCGACTCCCTGGCCGGACGGACGTTTCGCTGCAAGTCCTGCGGCGCGGCCGTGGCCGTCCGGTCCGGCGATAAGCCTCCTCTCGAAGAGACGGACTTCTCCTCCGACGAGTTCGAAGACATCCCCGCTCCCGCGCCGCCCCCTCGCAAGACGGTCTCGCGGAAGACGTCCAAGAAGGGGAAGAAGTCCGAACCGGCTCTCACCGTCCCGGTGCGGGTGGCGCTGGGATTGATCGGGGGCGGCCTGGGGGTGGCCGTCCTGATCGGCGTGCTGAACGGCCACGGCTCGTCGAACCGTCCGATCTTCGGTCCGGCTCCGTTCGCCACCGTGAACGCCCCGCCGCCCCCCCCGCCGGTTGCGGCGGGACCGGGACCGGGGGCGGTGGCCGCAGCGGTC of Planctomyces sp. SH-PL14 contains these proteins:
- a CDS encoding DUF6528 family protein, with the protein product MRRFLPLPLPFLVLFVPLLLLGSPAHADLILLCGMDEVFVIAPEATASEKLEKRWSWRARDQKTLPAALVKAFGTTDDCKPIRDGRQILITSSGGGCALVDYPSGAVRWSARVPNAHSIELLPADRVVVASSTNAAGNRLVLFDLSRSEEPIGSTPLLSAHGVVWDADRDSLWAIGLNELRRYRLDAWDSKTPSLKQEQTWPLPDEGGHDLQPVPGTADLVVTSHKTVSLFNRDTREFRPHPELKDRPHVKAVAIHPASGKTFFIQAGEEQWWSASLQSLTPPTTTDVPGERLYKVRWLPAAKE